One Castanea sativa cultivar Marrone di Chiusa Pesio chromosome 4, ASM4071231v1 DNA window includes the following coding sequences:
- the LOC142631442 gene encoding uncharacterized protein LOC142631442, translated as MRGEWNGLQALILNDCPYAYYIHCFAHRLQLALVGASKTVVPLNRFFNKLILVINNIRASCKRIEQLKIARASDIAYLIDIEDLESGKGLNQMVTLQRPGDTRWGSHYKSVSNLIKLFSPTCEVLLKIMDEGNSSQKVEAESAYEVLISFEFVFILHFVNETMGITDKLCQALQNQSQDILNAMHLVSSTKKLIQQFRDEKWDDLLALVISFCKKRDSQLRELNHRFSEHAMELLTLSSALDPREAYESFRVSDICSLVDKFYPIDFTDDEKNDLKKELDLYKYDVVRHSGFKNLKNISNCVNGW; from the exons ATGCGGGGTGAGTGGAATGGATTAcaagctttgattttgaatgattGTCCATATGCTTACTACATTCATTGTTTTGCACATCGTTTACAATTGGCATTAGTAGGAGCATCGAAAACGGTTGTCCCTcttaatagattttttaataaattgattTTGGTTATCAATAATATTCGTGCTTCATGCAAACGTATTGAGCAATTAAAAATTGCTAGAGCTTCTGACATTGcatatttgattgatattgaaGATCTTGAGTCTGGGAAAGGACTTAATCAGATGGTCACTTTACAGCGACCTGGAGATACTCGTTGGGGTTCGCATTATAAATCGGTTTCTAACTTGATAAAGTTGTTTAGTCCAACATGTGAAGTTCTACTGAAAATCATGGATGAAGGAAATTCTTCACAAAAAGTAGAAGCAGAGTCTGCTTATGAGgtattaatttcatttgaatttgtctTCATCTTGCATTTTGTTAATGAAACTATGGGAATCACTGATAAACTTTGTCAAGCTttgcaaaaccaatcacaaGACATTTTAAATGCTATGCATTTAGTTTCATCCACTAAAAAGCTTATTCAACAATTTAGAGATGAGAAATGGGATGACTTACTAGCTCTTGTGATATCATTTTGTAAGAAACGTG ATTCTCAATTACGGGAACTAAATCATCGGTTTAGCGAGCATGCCATGGAGTTACTTACGCTTAGCTCGGCTCTAGACCCTCGAGAGGCATATGAATCTTTTCGAGTTAGTGATATTTGTTCATTGGTAGATAAATTTTATCCAATAGACTTCACGGATGATGAAAAGAATGATTTGAAAAAGGAACTTGATCTTTATAAGTATGATGTAGTTCGGCATTCGGGgttcaagaatttgaaaaatatttcgAATTGTGTCAATGGATGGTGA
- the LOC142630498 gene encoding mogroside I-E synthase-like: MEREHGATLTHIVVLPYPLQGHINPMLQFSKRLATKGLKVTLLTPKSIVKSMKGQASSVTFEPIDDDDDDSGELITAETMEAYDERFKAMFSHGLEGLIEKNNSYGYATKLVVYDCILPWALDIAKQHGIGAAPFITQSCTIAAIFYNLYQERFTLPLQEPEVSLPSLPLLRIDDMPSFISQPGLYPFLLKVCLEMYHNFHEVNWVFCNSFDKLEEEVVSWISSQWPIKNIGPTIPSMYLDKRLKDDKNYNLSLFKPNVDACMKWLDSKDTGTVVYVSFGSMAALGEEQMEELALGLKRSNRYFLWVVRESETEKLPTKFIEETTERGLVVTWCPQLEVLSHKAIGCFMTHCGWNSTLEALSLGVPMVVMPQWSDQATNSKFVMDVWKVGIRVKVDDKGVVTREEIELCINEVMGEKGEEMKRNTLKWKKLANEALDEGGSSDKNIEEFMAKIVQI; the protein is encoded by the exons atggagagagaaCATGGAGCTACTCTTACCCATATTGTTGTACTCCCTTACCCTTTACAAGGTCACATAAACCCAATGCTCCAATTCTCCAAACGCTTAGCCACAAAGGGTCTCAAGGTGACCCTACTTACCCCCAAGTCCATTGTCAAGTCCATGAAAGGCCAAGCCAGCTCAGTCACATTTGAGCccattgatgatgatgatgacgactcTGGGGAGCTTATAACAGCAGAAACAATGGAAGCGTATGACGAGCGCTTTAAAGCCATGTTTTCACATGGTTTAGAAGGCCTTATTGAGAAAAATAACAGCTATGGATATGCTACTAAATTAGTTGTCTATGATTGCATTTTGCCATGGGCACTAGACATAGCAAAACAACATGGTATAGGTGCAGCTCCGtttataactcaatcatgcacAATTGCTGCCATCTTTTACAACTTGTATCAGGAGAGATTTACGCTTCCTCTACAAGAGCCTGAAGTGTCTTTGCCTTCACTACCGCTGCTAAGGATCGATGACATGCCATCCTTCATTTCCCAGCCGGGATTATACCCATTTCTACTAAAAGTTTGCCTGGAAATGTACCATAATTTCCATGAAGTGAATTGGGTATTTTGTAACTCATTTGATAAGTTGGAAGAGGAG GTGGTGAGCTGGATTTCAAGCCAATGGCCAATCAAGAACATAGGACCAACAATTCCATCAATGTACTTAGACAAGAGGTTGAAGGACGACAAGAATTACAATCTGAGCCTCTTCAAACCAAATGTTGATGCTTGCATGAAATGGCTGGACTCGAAGGATACTGGCACAGTTGTTTATGTATCTTTTGGAAGCATGGCTGCCTTAGGAGAAGAGCAAATGGAAGAACTAGCATTGGGCCTAAAGAGGAGTAATAGGTATTTCTTGTGGGTAGTTAGAGAGTCAGAAACAGAGAAACTTCCTACCAAATTTATAGAGGAGACAACTGAGAGAGGTTTGGTGGTGACATGGTGCCCTCAATTAGAAGTTTTGTCTCATAAGGCTATCGGCTGCTTCATGACTCACTGTGGTTGGAACTCAACGCTTGAAGCACTAAGCTTGGGCGTGCCAATGGTGGTCATGCCACAATGGAGTGACCAAGCCACCAACTCTAAGTTTGTCATGGATGTGTGGAAGGTCGGAATTAGGGTTAAGGTAGATGACAAAGGGGTGGTCACAAGAGAAGAAATTGAACTATGTATTAATGAAGTTATGGGAGAAAAAGGGGAGGAGATGAAAAGGAACACATTGAAATGGAAGAAATTAGCTAATGAGGCTTTGGATGAAGGTGGAAGCTCTGATAAGAACATCGAGGAGTTTATggcaaaaattgtacaaatttgA